The genomic interval CTCGCCCGAGCCGGAGTACTGCGGGGTCTCCCAGAGGAGCTGCGCCGGATCGGCCGCGTCGGACACTGCGGCGGCCGACGCCGTCGGTTCGGCCTCGCCGTCCCCCGTGCTCGCGCCGAGCGCCGCGGAGATCGCGGGGAGGAGGGCCGAGCCGTGCGGGGCCGCACCGCGCACCAGCCAGTGCACCGCGACCCCCGCCGGGGCGGAGATCGGCAGCCGATCGGCCGCCTCGGGGACCTCGATGTAGGCCGCGCCGCGCAGGGTCTCCGCGGCGTCCTCGAGGATCCGGGCGATCGCGGGGGCCGCCGTCTCGTCGCCCGCGAGGAGCACCTCGTCGGCCGATCCCGGATCCCACTCGACGCCGCCCCCGTCGCTGCGGCCGCGGCGCGGTCCGATGAGGATCAGCTCGTCCCCGACCGCCGCGCGATCGGCCCAGCGGGAGGCCGGGCCGGTGAGGCCCGGTTCCAGGTGCAGCACGAAGTCCACGACGACCTCGGTACCGCCGCCCGCCGCCCGCAGCTCCCGGATCGAGTAGGTGCGCATCGAACCGCGTTCGGCCTCCGGCACCTCGAGCCAGGCCCGATACCAGTCGTGCCCGGCTCCGGAGAGCTCGGGCAGCACCCCCGAGTCCGGCGGGAACACGAGTTTGATGCGCTGGTCGAAGGTCGCCCCGGGCGTGCCGAAGTCCGCGAGCCCGGGCCCCGCGAAGGTGATCCGGGCGAAGCTCGGGGAGACGCGCTCGACGGCGGAGACGCCCGCGCGGACGAGGTGGAACGGCGGGAGCGCGGTCCGCTCCCGAGGGGTGCTCTGCGTTTCACGCGACATGGTGCCTCCCGATCGGCATGACGATGGGCGATCCCGAGACCGGGTCGGGGATCACCCGGCTCTCGAGTCCGAAGACCTCTCGTACGGTCTCCTCGGTCACGACCTCGGCGGGCGTCCCGCTGCAGTGCACGGCGCCGTCGCGGATCGCGACGAGCTCGTCCGAGTAGCGCGCGGCGAGGTTGAGGTCGTGGAGCACCATCACGATGGTCGTGCCGCGCTCGCGGTTCACGTCCGTCAGGAGGTCGAGCACCTCCACCTGGTGGGCGACATCGAGGTAGGTCGTCGGCTCGTCCAGCAGCAGGATGTCGGTCTCCTGCGCGAGCGCCATCGCGATCCAGACGCGCTGCCGCTGCCCCCCCGACAGCTCGTCGACCGTGCGATCGGCGAGCTCCGCGATCCCCGTCGACTCGAGCGCCTCGGCGACCACCGCGTAGTCGCGCGGACTCCAGCGGGCGAGGGCGCGCTGATGCGGATGCCTGCCGCGCCCGACGAGGTCGGCGACGGCGATGCCCTCCGGTGCCGTCGGGCTCTGCGGGAGGAGCCCGAGCGTGCGCGCCAGCTGCTTCGACGGGATGCCGTGGAGGGTCTGCCCGTCGAGGACGGCGCGGCCGCCCTGCGGGCGGAGGAGGCGGGACAGGGCGCGCAGCAGCGTCGACTTGCCGCAGCCGTTCGCGCCGACGATCGAGGTCACGCGCCCGGGCGCGATCCGCAGATCGAGCCCGTCGACGATCGGCCGATCGCCGTAGGCGAGGGTGAGGCGCTCTGCGGCGAGCGCATGGGTGACGGTCACAGGGAGCCTCCGGAGCGGTTGAGCCTGACGAGCAGGAGGATGAGGTACGGAGCGCCGAGGACGCCGGTGACGACGCCCACGGGATAGCGGTGCTCGAAGGCGTTCTGGCCGACGAAGTCGGCCACGAGCACGAGCAGGGCGCCCACGAGGCCCGCCGGCAGGAGCGGCGCCGCGCCCGACCCCACGATCCGAGCGGCGATCGGCCCGGACATGAACGCGATGAACGCGATCGGACCGCTCGCGGCCGTCGCGAAGGCGAGCAGCGCGACGGCCGCGAGGATGAGCAGGATCCGCGTCCCGCGCACGCGGAGCCCGAGGGCGACGGCGGAGTCGTCGCCGAGGCGCAGCACGCCGAGCGCCCGGCCGTTGCCGAGCAGCACCGGCACGAGCACGGCGAACGCGCAGGCGAGCGGCAGGATCGAGCTCCAGCTCGCCGAGTTCAGGCTCCCCGTGAGCCACTGCATCGCGGTCTGCACGTCCCAGGCCGCGGCGCGGGAGAGGACGTAGGAGACGACGGCGTCGAGCATCGCCGCCACGCCCACCCCGATGAGGATGAGCCGGGCGCCGGCGAAGCCGCCGCGGTAGGCGAGCAGGGTGATCGTCGCCGCGGTGACGAGGGCCGCACCGAGGGCGAGCAGGGAGATACCGCCCGCGTCGAGACCGAGCACGACGATGCCGACGACGGCGGCGGCGCTCGCGCCGGAACTGATCCCGATGATGTCGGGAGAGGCGAGGGGGTTGCGGAGCATCGTCTGGAAGGTGACGCCCGCGATGCCGAACGCGAAGCCCGCGAGCAGCCCGAGCGTCGCGCGCGGCAGACGCAGCTCGCCGACGGTGAACGCCGCGCCGGGGACGTCGCGGCCGAGCAGCACGCCGAGCACGTCGCCCGGCGCGACGATCGGGTCGCCGAGGACGAGCGACGCGGCGAAGGCCGCGACGATGAGCGCCGCGAGCACGATCGTGGCGCGCCGGCGGCCGCGCGCGCGGTCCCGTCGCCCCGCAGCGAGCGCGGCGACGCGCGTCGTCGTGGCGGTCACAGCGCGCGCACCCTCTGCCGGCGCACGATCCAGATGAACACGGGCGCGCCGAGCACGGCCGTGATGATCCCGACGTCGATCTCCTCCGGCCGCGCGACGATCCTCCCGAGGACGTCCGCCGCGGTGAGGAGGGCCGCGCCCGCGATGGCCGAGGCGGGCAGGAGCCAGCGATGGTCGGGGCCGACGAGCAGGCGGCAGGCGTGCGGCACGACGAGCCCCACGAAGCCGATGGGCCCCGCCGCGGCCGTCGCGGCGCCGCAGAGGACCACCGCGCCGAGGCCCGCGAGCAGCCGCGTCCGCACGACGCGCTCGCCGAGCCCCGTGGCGAGTTCGTCGCCGAGCGCCAGCGAGTTCATGCCGCGGGCGACGATGAGGCACACGAGCGCGCCGAGCAGCAGGACCGGGGCGACGGTCGCGATCCGGTCCCAGCTCGCCCCGCCGACGCCGCCGATCTGCCAGAACTGGAAATCCCGGACGATGTCGACACGGGGCAGCAGCACCGCGCTCACGAGGGAGACGCACGCGGCGCCCGTCGCGGCGCCCGCGAGGGTGAGCTTCAGCGGGGTCGCCCCGCCCCGCCCGAGCGATCCGACGGTGTAGACGAAGACCGCGACTGCGGCCGAGCCGAGCACGGCGACGCCCATCGTGGAGTAGGGATTCGCGAGGCCGAACCCGGCGATCCCGATGACCACCGCGAGCGAGGCGCCGCCCGAGACGCCCATGATGCCCGGCTCCGCGAGCGGATTGCGCGTGACCGCCTGCATGGCCGTGCCGGAGAGGGCGAGCGCCGCCCCGATGATCATGGCGAGCACGGTGCGCGGGATGCGCTTGGCGACCGCGGCCTGCGCCGTGCCCTGCGCGTCGCCCCCGAGCGCGGCGACGATGTCCTCGAGCGACACCGCACGAGTGCCGAACGCCACGGAGACGAGGCCGAGCAGCAGGAGCACCACGACGCCGGCTCCGAGCCACGCGATGCGCGCGGCCGTCGAACGCCGCAGGCGAGCGGCTGCTCGTCCGGGCGCGGGTGCGACTCCGGGCGGCGGCGCGGATGCCCCCTCGGGCCCGGCTCCGGCCTCGCGGCGCGCCCTCGGCCCGGGTCCGGTCCCCGCCTCGGGTCTCGGTTCGGCCGTCGAATCCGATCCGGGGATCGCGGCGCGCGCGGCCGCTGCGGGTGCGGTCCTCAAGAGGCGGGGGTCACCGCTCCGGCGAGCAGTGCGAAGTAGTCGTCGACGCCCCAGGCGATCGACAGCGGGGTGGGGTTGGCGGAGGCGGCGAGCGGGGAATCGTCCTCGAGGATCGCGATGCGGCCCTCGGCGATCGCCGGGATCTGCGAGAGGAGCGGATCGGCCTGGAGCTGCTCGATCGTGTCGCCGTCGGGGTCTCCGTAGGTCACGAACACGTCGACATCGGCGAAGCGGTCGGCCTCCTCGGCGGAGACCTGGACGTAGAACTGGTCGCTGCCCTCGGACTCCTCGGCGACGATCTGCGGCGTGGGGAGGCCGATGCCCTCGAGGAAGCCGGGGCGCGTGTCGAGACTCGTGTAGAAGCCGATCTGGCTGAAGTCGGAGGGGTCGATGAACGCGAACATGAACTTCCGGTCCTCGAGCTCGGGATGAGCCTGGAGCGCGGAGTCGACCTCCCCGTGGAGCTCATCGATGAGATCCTCGCCCTGCCGCTCGAGTCCGAGGGCCGTCGCGTCCATCCGGATCATGTCCTCGTAAGAGGTTCCCCAGGCGACATCGGGGTACGCGACGACCGGAGCGATCTTCGAGAGCGTGTCGTACTCCTCCTGCGTGAGCCCGGAGTAGGCCGCCAGGATCACATCGGGGTGCGTCTCGTTGACCGCGGCGAAGTCGATGCCGTCGGTCTCGTCGAAGAGCACCGGGGTCTCGGCGTCGAGATCCTCGAGCTTCTCCTCCACCCAGGGCAGCACGCCGTCGCCGTCGTCATCCCCCCAGGTCGCCTTGCTCATGCCGACCGGTACGACGCCGAGCGCGAGCGGGACCTCGTGGTTCGCCCAGGCGACCGTGGCGACGCGCTCCGGCGCCTCCTCGATGGTCGTGGAGCCGTAGGCGTGCTCGATGGTGATCGGGAATCCCGTCGCCCCCTCGATCGGCGTGCCGCCGGGGGCCGCCTCCTCCCCCGAGGCCGAGGCCGAGCAGGCCGCGAGCGGGAGGGCGACGGCCGCGAGGGCCGCGAGTCCGAGAAGGCGTGAGACGCGCACGAGTATCCTTTCGACGGAACACCCGGGCGGGCGTTCATCAGATGATCGCTCGAAAGCCTACCCTCACATACATCTGATGTACAAATATTCGACGCCGTCCGGGTTCAGGGCGCGGCGGGGCTCGGGCCGGGTCCGGTGACGCAGGTCGGGGCGGGCCGGGCCGGATCGGGGTGAGGCAGGTCGGGGCCGGGTCTCGGCCGGATCCGGTGGCGCAGGTCGGGGCGGAGCTCCGGCCGGGTCGGCCGGATCGGGGCCGGGCAGGGATGGAGTCCTGGCGCTGGGCCGACCGCCTGCGCGTCGGCGAGCGGCGCGGCTTCGGTGAGGCCGAATCCACGCATTCGGGCTCACCGAAGCCGCATCCCCGACCGACGAAACACGGTCGGGGCCGGAGCCCCGTCTCGGCGCCGGTCGGCGCCGGGCCCCGGCCGGATCGGCGTCGCGACCGCGCCCCGGCACCGGACCGCAATCCGCGCCGAGGCTCCCCCTCAGGCCTCGAGGAGCTCCGAGACGCGCGCCGTCACGTCCCGGTGCAGATCCTGCACCGGTCGCGTGGCGTCGAGGACGAGATATCGCGTCGGGTCGGCATCGGCGAGCGCGAGGAAGCCGCGCCGCACGGCCTCGTGGAACGCTCCGCGCTCGGCTTCGAGCCGGTCCGCCGCGCCGCCGCGCGCGCGGCGGCGCTCGACTCCGGCGGCGGGGTCGAGGTCGAGCAGCACGGTCAGTTGCGGCCAGAGCCCTCCGGCGGCCCACTCGCTGATGCGCCGTACCTCGGCCAGCTCGAGGACGCGCCCGGCGCCCTGGTAGGCGAGAGAGGAATCGATGTAGCGATCCTGCACGACCACATCGCCGCGATCGAGCGCGGGGCGCACGAGCCGGGCGACGTGCTGCGCGCGGTCGGCAGCGTAGAGCAGCGCCTCGGCGCGCGGGGCCACCTCGCCGATCTCCTCGCCGCCGTGGAGCAGCAGCTCGCGCAGACGCGAGCCGAGCGGGGTGCCCCCGGGCTCGCGGGTGCGGAGGACCGCTCGGCCCCGGGCCTCGAGCCACGCCTCGAGGAGCTCGGCCTGCGTGCTCTTGCCCGCGCCGTCCCCGCCCTCGAAGGTGATGAAGACGCCGCTCATGCCGGGGGCTGCGCCTCCGCCGCCCGCTTCGCCGCGGCGTTCGCGGCTCGCGTCGCCGCCGCCTTCTTCGCCGCGGCGGAGCGCGCCGGATCCACGGCCGGCTTCCCACCCGCAGCGGCAGACGAACGCTTCGCGGCGCTCGACTTCGCTGAGGACTTCTTCGCGGGCGTCTGCTTCGCCGCGCTCTTCTTCGCGGGAGCCTTGCGCGCGGGCGCCTTCTTCTTCGCCGGTCCCTTCGCCCGCTTGATCGCGAGGAGCTCGACGGCGCGCTCGAAGGTGATGCCCTCCACGTCGTCGCCGCGCGGGATCGTCGCGTTCGTCTCGCCGTCGGTGACGTAGGGGCCGAAACGGCCGTCCCGCACCCGCACCGGCTTGCCGCTCACCGGATCGGTGTCGAACTCCTTCAGCGCCGATGCGGCCTTGCGGGCGCCGTACTTCGGCTGGGCGAACAGCTCCTGCGCCCCGGCGAGGTCGATCGAGAAGATCGCGTCCTCTCCCGGCAGCGAGCGGGTCTCCGCGCCCTTCTTGAGGTACGGCCCGTACCGTCCGTTCTGCGCCGTGATCTCCACGTTCGCCTCCGGGTCGACGCCGACGACGCGCGGCAGGTCGAGGAGGGCGACGGCCTGATCGAGTTCGATGGTCGCGGGGTCCATGCTCTTGAACAGCGAGGCCGTGCGGGGCTTCTGCCCCTTGGGGAGTTCCTCGCCCTCGTCGGGCAGCTCCGTCACGTACGGGCCGAAGCGCCCGTTCTTCGCGACGATCCGCTTGCCGGTCCCCGGATGGAGGCCCACCACGCGGTCCTCGGCGGGCTCGGCGTCGGCGAGCTCGTGCGCGCGCGCCGGGGTGAGCTCGTCCGGGGCCATCCCGTCGGGGATGTTGACGCTGCGGGGCTTGAGCGTGCCGTCCTCATCCACCTCGGACTTCTCGTCGTACACCTCGAGGTAGGGGCCGTACTTGCCGTTGCGCAGCGAGATCGAGTCATCGATCCTGATCGTGTTGATGGCGCGCGCGTCGATCTCGCCGAGGTTGTCGACCACCCCGCGCAGCCCGGGGTGCGCATCGGTGCCGAAGTAGAACTCGCCGAGCCACTTCCCCCGCTCCGCGTCGCCGGCGGCGATCCGGTCGAGATCGTTCTCCATCTCGGCCGTGAAATCGTAGTCAACGAGCGCGCTGAAATGCTCCTCGAGCAGCCGCACCACCGAGAAGGCGATCCAGCTCGGCACGAGGGCCTGTCCCTTCTTGGCCACGTAGCCGCGATCCATGATCGTGCTGATAATGGCGGCGTAGGTGGAGGGGCGCCCGATGCCGAGCTCCTCGAGGCGTTTGGTGAGGCTGGCCTCCGTGTACCGCGGCGGCGGGCTGGTCTCATGCCCCTTCGCCTCGGGGCCGTCGATGCCGAGTCGCTGCCCCGAGCCGAGCTGCGGCAGGGACACGTTCTGATCCCCGTCACCGCCGCGCTTCTCGTCCTTGCCCTCCTCATACGCGAGGAGGAACCCGGGGAAGGTGATGACGGTGCCGCTGGCCGTGAACTCCGCGGCGGTCGGAGCCGCCCGATCCGCCTCGGAGACCCGGGCAGCGAGCGTGACGGTGTCGGTCGAACCCTTGGCGTCGGCCATCTGGCTCGCGACCGTCCGCTTCCAGATCAGCTCGTAGAGGGCGAACTCGCCCTGCGAGAGCTTCCCGCGCAGCGCGCTCGGACGCTGGAAGGTGTCGCCCGCCGGACGGATCGCCTCGTGGGCCTCCTGCGCACCCTTGGCCTTGCCCGTGTAGACCCGGGGCTTGTCGGGAAGCGTCTGGGCGCCGTAGAGCTCGGCCGCCTGCGACCGGGCGGCCTGCACCGCCTGGCGCGACAGCGTGGGCGAGTCCGTTCGCATATAGGTGATGTAGCCGTTCTCGTAGAGCGACTGCGCAAAGGACATCGTCTGGCGGGAGCTGTAGCGGAGCTTCCGCGAAGCCTCCTGCTGCAGCGTCGACGTGGTGAACGGCGCGGCGGGGCGACGGGTGTGCGGCTTCGTCTCGACGGAGACGACCTCGGCGCCGGCGCCGTCCGCGAGGAGGGCGGCGAGACGCTCGGCGCGCTCGCGCCCCAGTCCGATGACGCCGGCCTTCGCGGCCCGCGGCGTGAGCGCGCCGTCGTCTCCGAAGTCGCCGCCGGTCGCGATCCGCTGCTCATCGAGTCTGACGAGCTTCGCGGCGAAGGCGGTGGCGTCCGGGGCGTCCGGCGCCGGAACGAAGGTCGCGACGAGGTCCCAGTACTCCGCGGGGGTGAAGGCCTGGCGCTCTCGCTCCCGGTCGACGACGAGGCGGGTGGCGGCGGACTGCACGCGGCCCGCGGAGAGCTTCGGGGCGACCTTGCGCCACAGCACCGGCGAGATGTCGTACCCGTAGAGCCGGTCGAGGATGCGCCGGGTCTCCTGGGCATCGACGAGCGCGATGTCGAGATCCCTGGTGTTCTGCTTGGCCTGCTCGATCGCCTCTTTGGTGATCTCGTGGAACACCATGCGCCGCACCGGCACCTTCGGCTTCAGCACCTCGAGCAGGTGCCACGCGATCGCCTCGCCCTCGCGGTCTTCATCGGTGGCGAGCCAGAGCTCGTCCGCCTCCTTCAGCGCCCGCTTGAGTTCCGAGACCGTCTTCTTCTTATTGTCGTTGACGACGTAGTAGGGGGCGAAGTCGTTGTCGACATCGACCGCGAACTTGCCGAACGGGCCCTTCTTGAGCTCGGCGGGCAGCTCGGAGGGCTCGGCGAGGTCGCGCACATGGCCGACGGAGGCGATGACCTCGTAGTCGGCTCCGAGGTAGCCACCGATCGTCTTCGCCTTGGTCGGCGACTCGACGATCACGAGTTTCTTCGTGCCCTTCACGGGTCTCCTTCATTGCTTCGAGCGCTCAGCGGGCGGATTCTGCCGCGCGCAGCGGACGGTCCTGATCCGACACGATACACATTCCCTCGTGAGAATCCACATGCGGGGTCGTCCGATCGCTCTCATCGTAGCCCCTGCCCGCCTCGCCCCTGCCGCGATCAGGGCGCACCGAGATACGCGAAGGGATCGAGGTCGGGAAAGGCGTTGACGGGCGAGGATGCGAGCGTGAAGTGCGTATGCGGCCCCGAGGTGCAGCCGCTCATGCCCGCTCGCGCGACGGCTTGCCCCGCGCGGACCGCGCTCCCCGCTGCGATGCCGAGGGCCGCGGCCGAGCCCGGCGCGATGTGGTTGTGCGAGCTGTAGATCACCCGATCCCCGACGGCATGGCGGATCAGCACCGTGTGATTCGGCCCGTGCCACCACCAGGGATTGGCCCGGCAGACCGCCGGGATCCCGCCGCCGTCCGGTCCCGCGGCGACCACGACGCCGTCGTACGGTGCGTAGAGCGCGTCGCCGCCCGGACCGCCGACGCTGAGGTCGATCGCGAGACCGTCGTGGTGCCCCTGGGTCACGCCGCGCTGCGCCGAGGGCCATGCCCAGCCGTCCGCGCCGACCGGACCGCCGGGCGCCTCGGACGGCTCGAGGCGTTCCGGTCCGGCGCGAGCGCTGCCCGATACCGTGCCGAGGGGCGCGTCCACCGCGACGACGACGCGCGCCTGGGCCTGGGCCGCATCGAGCTCGCACCGCGTCACGCCCGCGCCCGCCGACGTCGCCACCGCCGCGGCGAGCGCGCACGGCTCACCCTCCGCCCAGCCGCCGAGCGCATCGGCCGCGGCGAGCGCGGCGGCATCGGCGAGGGCGTCGGCGCGCCGATCCGACTCGAGCTGCGCGCCGGCGCCGATCACCGGAACCGCGAGGCACAGCGCCGCGATCGCGCAGGCGAATGCGGCCGGCGCGCTCACGGCACCGCTCCTTCACCGCTCACGGCGGCGCACGCCAGAGCGGACACGCCGATCGCGGCGAGCAGCCCGTCCCCCGGTCGCTCGCTGACGCTGACGCAGTGCAGCGGTCCGTCCCGCTCCCGCTCGACCTCGGCACCGGCCGCGGTCTCGGCGAGCCGCGCGGCTGCGAGGTCCAGATCGCCCCGCGCCTCGAGTCGCGCCACTTCTCCGACGAGCGAGACGAGCACGAGGCGATGCGCCGCGAGCAGCACTCCGCCGATCGCCAGGCCGAGCACCACGAGCACCGCCGGCATCACGACCGCGAACTCCGCCGTCACCGAGCCGCGCTCCTCCGCGAGTATCCCGCGCAGCCGCGCACGTCGCGGCCCGAAGACCGGCGCCGCAGGTCGCGCGATGTCCGGCGCCGCGGGTCGCACAACGTCCGGCGCCGCGTCCGATGTCG from Leucobacter allii carries:
- a CDS encoding siderophore-interacting protein, with translation MSRETQSTPRERTALPPFHLVRAGVSAVERVSPSFARITFAGPGLADFGTPGATFDQRIKLVFPPDSGVLPELSGAGHDWYRAWLEVPEAERGSMRTYSIRELRAAGGGTEVVVDFVLHLEPGLTGPASRWADRAAVGDELILIGPRRGRSDGGGVEWDPGSADEVLLAGDETAAPAIARILEDAAETLRGAAYIEVPEAADRLPISAPAGVAVHWLVRGAAPHGSALLPAISAALGASTGDGEAEPTASAAAVSDAADPAQLLWETPQYSGSGEEIAAASAPHAGGYFWIAGESGVVTTLRRHLVKTLGIDRSRVAFMGYWRRGVAMRG
- a CDS encoding ABC transporter ATP-binding protein, translating into MTVTHALAAERLTLAYGDRPIVDGLDLRIAPGRVTSIVGANGCGKSTLLRALSRLLRPQGGRAVLDGQTLHGIPSKQLARTLGLLPQSPTAPEGIAVADLVGRGRHPHQRALARWSPRDYAVVAEALESTGIAELADRTVDELSGGQRQRVWIAMALAQETDILLLDEPTTYLDVAHQVEVLDLLTDVNRERGTTIVMVLHDLNLAARYSDELVAIRDGAVHCSGTPAEVVTEETVREVFGLESRVIPDPVSGSPIVMPIGRHHVA
- a CDS encoding FecCD family ABC transporter permease gives rise to the protein MTATTTRVAALAAGRRDRARGRRRATIVLAALIVAAFAASLVLGDPIVAPGDVLGVLLGRDVPGAAFTVGELRLPRATLGLLAGFAFGIAGVTFQTMLRNPLASPDIIGISSGASAAAVVGIVVLGLDAGGISLLALGAALVTAATITLLAYRGGFAGARLILIGVGVAAMLDAVVSYVLSRAAAWDVQTAMQWLTGSLNSASWSSILPLACAFAVLVPVLLGNGRALGVLRLGDDSAVALGLRVRGTRILLILAAVALLAFATAASGPIAFIAFMSGPIAARIVGSGAAPLLPAGLVGALLVLVADFVGQNAFEHRYPVGVVTGVLGAPYLILLLVRLNRSGGSL
- a CDS encoding FecCD family ABC transporter permease; this encodes MRRSTAARIAWLGAGVVVLLLLGLVSVAFGTRAVSLEDIVAALGGDAQGTAQAAVAKRIPRTVLAMIIGAALALSGTAMQAVTRNPLAEPGIMGVSGGASLAVVIGIAGFGLANPYSTMGVAVLGSAAVAVFVYTVGSLGRGGATPLKLTLAGAATGAACVSLVSAVLLPRVDIVRDFQFWQIGGVGGASWDRIATVAPVLLLGALVCLIVARGMNSLALGDELATGLGERVVRTRLLAGLGAVVLCGAATAAAGPIGFVGLVVPHACRLLVGPDHRWLLPASAIAGAALLTAADVLGRIVARPEEIDVGIITAVLGAPVFIWIVRRQRVRAL
- a CDS encoding iron-siderophore ABC transporter substrate-binding protein, whose amino-acid sequence is MRVSRLLGLAALAAVALPLAACSASASGEEAAPGGTPIEGATGFPITIEHAYGSTTIEEAPERVATVAWANHEVPLALGVVPVGMSKATWGDDDGDGVLPWVEEKLEDLDAETPVLFDETDGIDFAAVNETHPDVILAAYSGLTQEEYDTLSKIAPVVAYPDVAWGTSYEDMIRMDATALGLERQGEDLIDELHGEVDSALQAHPELEDRKFMFAFIDPSDFSQIGFYTSLDTRPGFLEGIGLPTPQIVAEESEGSDQFYVQVSAEEADRFADVDVFVTYGDPDGDTIEQLQADPLLSQIPAIAEGRIAILEDDSPLAASANPTPLSIAWGVDDYFALLAGAVTPAS
- the tmk gene encoding dTMP kinase codes for the protein MSGVFITFEGGDGAGKSTQAELLEAWLEARGRAVLRTREPGGTPLGSRLRELLLHGGEEIGEVAPRAEALLYAADRAQHVARLVRPALDRGDVVVQDRYIDSSLAYQGAGRVLELAEVRRISEWAAGGLWPQLTVLLDLDPAAGVERRRARGGAADRLEAERGAFHEAVRRGFLALADADPTRYLVLDATRPVQDLHRDVTARVSELLEA
- the topA gene encoding type I DNA topoisomerase, which translates into the protein MKGTKKLVIVESPTKAKTIGGYLGADYEVIASVGHVRDLAEPSELPAELKKGPFGKFAVDVDNDFAPYYVVNDNKKKTVSELKRALKEADELWLATDEDREGEAIAWHLLEVLKPKVPVRRMVFHEITKEAIEQAKQNTRDLDIALVDAQETRRILDRLYGYDISPVLWRKVAPKLSAGRVQSAATRLVVDRERERQAFTPAEYWDLVATFVPAPDAPDATAFAAKLVRLDEQRIATGGDFGDDGALTPRAAKAGVIGLGRERAERLAALLADGAGAEVVSVETKPHTRRPAAPFTTSTLQQEASRKLRYSSRQTMSFAQSLYENGYITYMRTDSPTLSRQAVQAARSQAAELYGAQTLPDKPRVYTGKAKGAQEAHEAIRPAGDTFQRPSALRGKLSQGEFALYELIWKRTVASQMADAKGSTDTVTLAARVSEADRAAPTAAEFTASGTVITFPGFLLAYEEGKDEKRGGDGDQNVSLPQLGSGQRLGIDGPEAKGHETSPPPRYTEASLTKRLEELGIGRPSTYAAIISTIMDRGYVAKKGQALVPSWIAFSVVRLLEEHFSALVDYDFTAEMENDLDRIAAGDAERGKWLGEFYFGTDAHPGLRGVVDNLGEIDARAINTIRIDDSISLRNGKYGPYLEVYDEKSEVDEDGTLKPRSVNIPDGMAPDELTPARAHELADAEPAEDRVVGLHPGTGKRIVAKNGRFGPYVTELPDEGEELPKGQKPRTASLFKSMDPATIELDQAVALLDLPRVVGVDPEANVEITAQNGRYGPYLKKGAETRSLPGEDAIFSIDLAGAQELFAQPKYGARKAASALKEFDTDPVSGKPVRVRDGRFGPYVTDGETNATIPRGDDVEGITFERAVELLAIKRAKGPAKKKAPARKAPAKKSAAKQTPAKKSSAKSSAAKRSSAAAGGKPAVDPARSAAAKKAAATRAANAAAKRAAEAQPPA
- a CDS encoding M23 family metallopeptidase, with protein sequence MSAPAAFACAIAALCLAVPVIGAGAQLESDRRADALADAAALAAADALGGWAEGEPCALAAAVATSAGAGVTRCELDAAQAQARVVVAVDAPLGTVSGSARAGPERLEPSEAPGGPVGADGWAWPSAQRGVTQGHHDGLAIDLSVGGPGGDALYAPYDGVVVAAGPDGGGIPAVCRANPWWWHGPNHTVLIRHAVGDRVIYSSHNHIAPGSAAALGIAAGSAVRAGQAVARAGMSGCTSGPHTHFTLASSPVNAFPDLDPFAYLGAP
- a CDS encoding TadE family type IV pilus minor pilin, translating into MTAEFAVVMPAVLVVLGLAIGGVLLAAHRLVLVSLVGEVARLEARGDLDLAAARLAETAAGAEVERERDGPLHCVSVSERPGDGLLAAIGVSALACAAVSGEGAVP